One Azoarcus sp. DN11 DNA segment encodes these proteins:
- a CDS encoding class I SAM-dependent methyltransferase: MSVLAPARPRDVAMLGQVFTPEAVVRAMLALRRRHGRVLEPSCGDGAFLRYLPGAVGIECDAAHCPPGALNMDFFAYPVSERFDTIIGNPPYVRFQDIPAATRALLHDEHFDGRSNLYLFFIEKCLRHLAPGGELIFITPRDFLKVTSAVKLNRLMMASGTITDAIELGDARVFDDAVPNCLIWRFEKDRFERSVRHAEIGVADRLADALAAPAWQTRHLVECAGHLMFARGDYPLRLSDVAFVKVGAVSGADDLYADAVAGNRDFVCSETVKTGRTRRMLWVEPGDPPPPALVPHKARLIARRVSNFDERNWWQWGRGYFQSGRPRVYVNGRTRRPQPFFLHDCAHYDGAVLAVFPRREDVDLAAFRDALNAVDWGDLGFVCDGRYLFTQRSLENAPLPEHFRVFVTV, translated from the coding sequence ATGAGCGTGCTCGCGCCCGCGCGTCCGCGCGATGTCGCCATGCTCGGCCAGGTGTTCACGCCCGAGGCGGTGGTGCGCGCGATGCTCGCGCTGCGCCGCCGGCATGGCCGCGTGCTGGAGCCGTCCTGCGGCGACGGCGCCTTCCTGCGTTACCTGCCGGGCGCGGTCGGCATCGAGTGCGACGCCGCACACTGCCCGCCCGGCGCGCTGAACATGGATTTCTTCGCGTACCCGGTGAGCGAGCGCTTCGACACGATCATCGGCAATCCGCCCTACGTGCGCTTCCAGGACATCCCCGCCGCGACGCGCGCGCTGCTGCACGACGAGCATTTCGACGGGCGCTCCAACCTGTACCTGTTCTTCATCGAGAAGTGCCTGCGCCACCTCGCGCCCGGCGGCGAGCTGATCTTCATCACGCCGCGCGACTTCCTCAAGGTGACGTCGGCGGTGAAGCTCAACCGCCTGATGATGGCGAGCGGCACGATCACCGACGCGATCGAGCTGGGCGACGCGCGCGTGTTCGACGACGCGGTGCCGAACTGCCTGATCTGGCGCTTCGAGAAGGACCGCTTCGAGCGCAGCGTGCGCCACGCCGAGATCGGCGTCGCCGACCGCCTCGCCGATGCGCTCGCGGCGCCGGCGTGGCAGACGCGCCACCTCGTCGAATGCGCCGGCCACCTGATGTTCGCGCGCGGCGACTACCCGCTGCGGCTCTCCGACGTCGCCTTCGTGAAGGTCGGCGCCGTGTCCGGGGCGGACGACCTCTATGCGGACGCCGTTGCCGGCAACCGCGACTTCGTGTGCTCGGAAACCGTCAAGACCGGGCGCACGCGGCGCATGCTGTGGGTGGAGCCGGGCGATCCGCCGCCGCCGGCGCTCGTGCCGCACAAGGCGCGCCTGATCGCGCGGCGCGTGAGCAATTTCGACGAGCGCAACTGGTGGCAGTGGGGGCGCGGCTATTTCCAGTCCGGGCGCCCGCGCGTGTATGTGAATGGGCGCACGCGCCGGCCGCAGCCCTTCTTCCTGCACGACTGCGCGCACTACGACGGTGCCGTGCTGGCGGTGTTCCCGCGGCGCGAGGACGTCGATCTCGCGGCCTTCCGCGACGCGCTCAATGCCGTCGACTGGGGCGACCTCGGCTTCGTGTGCGACGGGCGCTACCTCTTCACCCAGCGCAGCCTCGAGAACGCGCCCCTGCCCGAGCACTTTCGGGTCTTTGTA
- a CDS encoding EcsC family protein, with amino-acid sequence MTLTTNDIEELRTAKALLEHPGLAARLSNALGSPIERSFDMLPKSLNTAVMGAARKAIEGALHVALRTLDHARAAGPANRLHKLAVGTTGAAGGAFGLAALAVELPLSTAIMLRAIADIARSEGEDLRSVDTRLQCLQVLALGGSAAGDDAAETAYFTARAAMAKAVSEAARFLAQQGAVQQGAPVIVRLIAQVASRFSVTVSQKVAAQAVPVLGAVGGALVNTVFIDHFQDMARGHFIVRRLERRYGPDEVRQVYNGIAVRR; translated from the coding sequence ATGACACTGACGACCAACGACATCGAGGAACTGCGCACCGCCAAGGCGCTGCTGGAGCATCCGGGCCTCGCCGCGCGCCTCAGCAACGCCCTCGGCTCGCCGATCGAGCGTAGCTTCGACATGCTGCCGAAATCCTTGAACACCGCTGTGATGGGCGCGGCGCGCAAGGCCATCGAGGGGGCGCTTCACGTCGCGCTGCGCACGCTCGACCATGCACGCGCCGCCGGCCCGGCCAACCGCCTCCACAAGCTGGCCGTCGGCACGACGGGCGCGGCGGGCGGTGCGTTCGGGCTCGCCGCGCTGGCGGTCGAGCTGCCGCTGTCGACGGCGATCATGCTGCGCGCGATCGCCGACATCGCGCGCAGCGAAGGCGAGGACCTGCGCAGCGTCGACACGCGCCTGCAATGCCTGCAGGTGCTCGCGCTGGGCGGAAGCGCGGCCGGCGACGACGCCGCCGAAACCGCCTACTTCACCGCCCGCGCGGCGATGGCGAAGGCGGTGTCCGAAGCCGCGCGCTTTCTCGCCCAGCAGGGCGCGGTGCAGCAGGGCGCGCCGGTCATCGTGCGCCTCATCGCGCAGGTCGCGTCGCGCTTTTCGGTCACCGTGTCGCAGAAAGTCGCCGCGCAGGCCGTTCCCGTGCTCGGGGCGGTCGGCGGTGCGCTGGTGAACACCGTGTTCATCGACCACTTCCAGGACATGGCGCGCGGCCACTTCATCGTCCGCCGGCTCGAACGCCGTTACGGTCCGGACGAGGTACGACAGGTGTATAACGGGATTGCCGTTCGCCGGTGA
- a CDS encoding DUF488 family protein, translated as MVLRIVRLGTPRAADEGLRIGTVRRPPRGVPKAEFASQNWYDVWYPNLAPSVETMKLAQQAQQTQDAGEWQAFVKRYRGEMGTPDASRSLDVLAALSHQTNFSVGCYCADEARCHRSVLRALLAERGAAIAAG; from the coding sequence ATGGTCCTGCGCATCGTCCGCCTGGGCACGCCGCGAGCGGCCGACGAAGGCCTGCGCATCGGCACCGTGCGCCGCCCGCCGCGCGGCGTGCCGAAAGCCGAGTTCGCGTCGCAGAACTGGTACGACGTGTGGTACCCCAACCTCGCGCCCAGCGTCGAAACGATGAAGCTCGCGCAGCAGGCCCAGCAGACACAGGACGCGGGCGAGTGGCAGGCCTTCGTGAAACGCTACCGCGGCGAGATGGGCACGCCCGACGCCAGCCGCTCGCTCGACGTGCTGGCCGCGCTGTCGCACCAGACGAACTTCTCGGTCGGCTGCTACTGCGCCGACGAGGCGCGCTGCCACCGCTCGGTGCTGCGCGCGCTGCTCGCCGAGCGCGGCGCCGCGATCGCCGCGGGTTGA